The Saccopteryx leptura isolate mSacLep1 chromosome 2, mSacLep1_pri_phased_curated, whole genome shotgun sequence genome has a window encoding:
- the COX6A1 gene encoding cytochrome c oxidase subunit 6A1, mitochondrial, with amino-acid sequence MAAAAGSRASELLSRFRPQLARSMSSGAHGEEGSARMWKALTYFVALPGVGVSMLNVFLKSRHEEHERPEFVAYPHLRIRSKPFPWGDGNHTLFHNPHVNPLPTGYEDE; translated from the exons ATGGCAGCCGCAGCTGGGTCCCGGGCGTCTGAGCTGCTGAGTCGGTTCCGGCCGCAGCTGGCGCGGTCTATGTCGAGTGGTGCCCACGGCGAGGAGGGCTCAG CCCGCATGTGGAAGGCCCTCACCTACTTCGTTGCGCTCCCTGGGGTGGGAGTGAGCATGCTGAACGTCTTTCTGAAGTCGCGCCATGAGGAGCACGAGAGACCCGAGTTCGTCGCCTACCCCCATCTCCGCATCAGGTCCAAG CCCTTTCCCTGGGGAGATGGTAACCATACTCTGTTCCATAATCCTCATGTGAATCCGCTCCCAACCGGCTATGAAGATGAATAG